Proteins encoded by one window of Culicoides brevitarsis isolate CSIRO-B50_1 chromosome 2, AGI_CSIRO_Cbre_v1, whole genome shotgun sequence:
- the LOC134828421 gene encoding poly(ADP-ribose) glycohydrolase-like produces MESMNNYSDCVPAIHPSSEHTVLFEWPIVLDERFGGTPTPKSGNPHWNQNFVRLPCARESTISVFDDAGSETIKNRWQVIREAFATKINNSKELEAAILSYNENFKNKWKFRALHSLFEDDLSEEESEAFFEHSLPKIIKLALQLPELIPWAIPLLKQGNNKSVSLSQQQVGSLLANAFLCTFPRRNSNSDQHEYANYPNINFSRLFQSSGQAVLEKIKCICHYFRRITSPGQAPSGVLTISRRFVKDFPKWSTLEVPVTRGGFIVDDSGTIEDATGKLQVDFANKFLGGGVLGHGCVQEEIRFVICPELLVSMLFVECMKPNEAVLVTGAERFSNYSGYASTFKWSGNHEDTTQWDTSRRKQCTIVAIDALAFRDGRHQYKEELMLRELNKAFVGFYHELSSPPPAVASGNWGCGAFGGEPLLKSLLQLIVCAQINRPLHYFTFHDEELKQNLEQIFDFLRTNNVLVKDLWRSLKEFSVKKLEIEELYPFIQQSVFDNSKTKESPMKNVFHPKNRWRQELQTVTTRHPKKTVHRFR; encoded by the coding sequence ATGGAATCCATGAACAACTATTCGGACTGCGTTCCCGCAATTCATCCATCGTCGGAGCACACAGTTCTCTTCGAATGGCCCATCGTGTTAGATGAACGATTTGGCGGGACTCCAACTCCCAAAAGCGGAAATCCCCATTGGAATCAAAATTTCGTGCGGCTTCCGTGTGCCCGAGAAAGCACAATTTCCGTATTTGACGATGCGGGAtctgaaacaataaaaaatcgctGGCAAGTCATTCGAGAAGCATTCgctacaaaaattaacaattccAAAGAACTGGAAGCCGCTATCTTGTCGTACAacgaaaacttcaaaaataaatggaaattcCGAGCGTTGCACAGTTTATTCGAGGATGACTTGAGCGAGGAGGAGTCCGAAGCCTTTTTCGAGCATTCGTTaccgaaaatcatcaaattagcGTTGCAACTGCCGGAATTAATCCCGTGGGCGATTCCGTTACTGAAGCAAGGCAACAACAAATCCGTGTCTTTGTCACAGCAGCAAGTCGGTTCGTTACTTGCGAACGcttttttgtgtacttttcCGCGAAGGAACAGCAATAGTGATCAACACGAGTACGCCAACTAcccaaatatcaatttttcgcGTCTTTTTCAGTCAAGCGGGCAAGcagttttggaaaaaattaaatgtatctGTCACTATTTTCGTCGAATTACGTCTCCAGGTCAAGCTCCGAGCGGAGTTCTCACCATTTCGCGTCGTTTCGTCAAAGATTTCCCCAAATGGAGTACTTTGGAAGTCCCCGTGACACGCGGAGGCTTCATCGTTGACGACAGCGGCACCATTGAAGACGCCACGGGCAAGTTACAAGTCGATTTTGCGAATAAATTTCTCGGCGGCGGCGTTTTAGGGCATGGATGTGTGCAAGAAGAGATCCGTTTTGTCATTTGCCCGGAGCTACTTGTGTCGATGCTCTTCGTGGAATGCATGAAACCCAATGAAGCGGTTCTTGTGACGGGCGCCGAGCGATTTAGCAACTACTCGGGCTACGCCTCGACCTTTAAATGGAGCGGAAATCACGAAGACACGACGCAATGGGACACAAGTCGACGGAAACAGTGCACAATTGTGGCAATTGACGCGCTGGCATTTCGCGATGGACGACATCAGTACAAGGAGGAACTCATGCTGCGCGAGCTGAACAAAGCTTTTGTGGGATTTTATCACGAATTGAGTTCGCCGCCGCCTGCAGTCGCTTCGGGAAATTGGGGATGCGGCGCTTTCGGAGGAGAACCTTTGCTCAAAAGTTTGTTGCAATTAATTGTTTGCGCGCAAATTAATCGTCCCTTGCATTATTTCACGTTTCACGACGAagaattgaaacaaaatctcgaacaaattttcgattttctccGCACCAACAACGTACTTGTGAAGGATTTGTGGCGaagtttaaaggaattttccgTGAAAAAGCTCGAAATTGAGGAACTTTACCCGTTTATCCAACAATCAGTTTTCGATAACAGCAAAACAAAAGAGTCGCCgatgaaaaatgtgtttcaTCCAAAAAATCGATGGAGGCAGGAACTTCAAACAGTAACGACTCGTCACCCAAAAAAGACGGTTCACCGTTTTCGATaa